The proteins below come from a single Prolixibacter sp. NT017 genomic window:
- a CDS encoding DUF1848 domain-containing protein — translation MIWDKSTIQLPDGRIEEATTPLIISASRRTDIPANYSVWFKKRLKEGYVGWKNPYNQKVSYVSFDKARLFVFWSKNPASFFPVLPALDERHLNYYFQFTLNDYELEGLEPFMPPLAKRVETFQRLSLRIGPEKVVWRFDPLFITGELSPEKLMQRVESLASQLSGYTRKLVFSFADISVYRKVERNLRNASIDYCEFTPELMNEAAQMLEIIGKKYNLELRSCCEAIDLRGYGIQPNKCIDDDLIRQLFSGDPELMNFIGGQETLFPGKDNSRYLKIKDKSQRNDCGCIASKDIGEYDTCPLGCTYCYANRVPGKTHPIGR, via the coding sequence ATGATTTGGGATAAATCTACGATACAGCTCCCCGATGGACGGATTGAAGAAGCTACGACGCCGCTTATTATTTCGGCCAGTCGTCGCACCGATATACCTGCCAATTACAGTGTCTGGTTCAAAAAGCGGTTAAAGGAAGGTTATGTGGGCTGGAAAAATCCCTACAATCAGAAGGTCAGTTATGTCTCCTTCGACAAAGCACGCCTGTTTGTATTCTGGAGTAAAAATCCAGCATCTTTTTTCCCGGTTCTTCCGGCACTCGACGAACGTCATCTCAATTACTATTTCCAGTTTACACTGAATGATTACGAGTTAGAGGGACTTGAGCCTTTCATGCCTCCATTGGCGAAACGAGTGGAAACTTTTCAGAGGTTATCTCTAAGAATTGGTCCGGAAAAAGTAGTCTGGCGGTTCGATCCGTTGTTTATTACCGGGGAACTCTCGCCGGAGAAGTTGATGCAAAGAGTGGAATCGTTGGCCAGTCAGTTGAGTGGTTATACCCGAAAACTGGTGTTTAGCTTTGCCGATATTTCGGTTTACCGGAAAGTGGAGAGGAATTTGCGCAATGCCAGCATCGATTACTGCGAATTTACACCAGAGCTAATGAACGAAGCGGCGCAAATGCTGGAGATAATCGGGAAGAAATACAATCTGGAATTGCGTTCCTGTTGCGAGGCAATCGACCTGAGGGGGTATGGTATTCAGCCAAACAAATGCATCGATGACGATTTAATCCGACAATTATTTTCAGGAGATCCGGAGCTGATGAATTTTATTGGCGGGCAGGAAACGCTATTTCCCGGTAAGGACAATAGTCGTTATCTGAAAATCAAAGATAAATCACAGCGTAATGATTGTGGCTGCATTGCCTCAAAGGATATCGGAGAATATGATACTTGTCCGTTGGGATGCACATATTGCTACGCCAACAGGGTACCGGGAAAAACTCATCCCATTGGCCGATAA
- a CDS encoding ABC transporter ATP-binding protein, which produces MESQHNVIEIRDLYKSFWSGSSENEVLKGINLDIKNGNIIGYIGPNGAGKSTTVKILCGLIDDFEGDIRMMGMNVRTDAMEIKKRIGYIPENASLYDSLTPMEFLSFLGEMRGIEPGRVTERAMNLLRIFEMQKNANQRISMFSKGMRQKVLIISGMIHNPEIIFLDEPLSGLDANSVIMVKEVLTQLARDGKTIFYSSHLMDVVEKISDRIVLIDKGNVIADGTFDELKAQANDESLEKLFTRLTGSTGLSDRAEEFIHSVEK; this is translated from the coding sequence ATGGAGTCTCAACATAATGTTATTGAAATCCGCGATCTCTACAAAAGCTTTTGGAGTGGGAGCTCGGAAAATGAGGTGCTCAAAGGCATCAACCTCGATATAAAAAACGGAAATATTATTGGTTATATAGGTCCGAATGGAGCTGGTAAATCGACTACCGTGAAGATATTATGCGGCTTGATTGACGACTTTGAAGGCGATATCCGGATGATGGGAATGAACGTGCGCACCGATGCGATGGAGATAAAAAAGCGGATCGGTTATATTCCTGAAAATGCGTCGCTTTACGATTCGCTTACGCCGATGGAATTTCTTTCGTTTCTGGGTGAAATGCGTGGAATAGAACCGGGCCGGGTAACCGAAAGAGCGATGAATCTGTTACGCATTTTTGAGATGCAAAAAAATGCCAACCAGCGCATTTCCATGTTTTCCAAGGGTATGCGGCAGAAGGTGCTGATTATTTCGGGAATGATTCACAACCCGGAAATCATCTTCCTGGATGAACCGCTCTCCGGTCTGGATGCCAATTCAGTCATCATGGTGAAGGAAGTATTGACGCAGTTGGCACGCGATGGCAAAACTATTTTCTACAGTTCACACCTGATGGACGTGGTGGAGAAAATTTCCGATCGCATCGTGTTGATTGATAAAGGAAACGTAATTGCCGACGGCACATTCGATGAGTTGAAAGCCCAGGCTAACGACGAATCGCTGGAAAAACTGTTTACACGACTGACCGGTTCTACCGGCCTTTCTGACAGAGCAGAGGAATTCATTCATTCTGTAGAAAAGTAG
- a CDS encoding glycoside hydrolase family 97 N-terminal domain-containing protein: MRRTGNLFQKATNLSATFVFLFLLSGCYQPKKDFYRFNGENALEMRAPSGQIKLFFEAFPQKGILFSINYKGRNILEPSRLGLINVQNRPFLAQPEIEKVIGRSYREQQAGEAADAHNYNELAIYLRSKEVPDRRMKLLVRLYGNNVMAFRYEVLSGLSENIDIKGELTEFILPKGRQNNFYSGQLGDNPIQPDTHIDFPVWFSSRNAWVRISDIEKVPTASLRKTGDFTLDVISETGTVINFFPFPFPWREITIADSKETIMNTEIPFSLK; this comes from the coding sequence ATGAGACGAACCGGGAACCTGTTTCAAAAAGCGACGAACCTTTCTGCCACTTTTGTTTTCCTTTTCCTGCTCTCAGGATGTTACCAACCCAAGAAGGATTTTTACCGTTTTAACGGAGAAAATGCTTTGGAAATGCGTGCTCCAAGTGGTCAGATTAAATTGTTTTTCGAAGCTTTCCCGCAAAAAGGAATCTTATTCAGTATCAATTATAAAGGGAGAAATATTCTTGAGCCATCACGACTTGGACTGATAAACGTACAGAACAGACCTTTCTTGGCTCAACCTGAAATCGAAAAGGTGATTGGTCGTTCGTACCGCGAACAGCAAGCCGGCGAAGCAGCCGATGCGCACAATTATAATGAATTGGCCATCTACCTGCGAAGTAAAGAGGTTCCGGATAGGCGCATGAAGTTGCTGGTGCGGTTGTACGGGAATAACGTGATGGCGTTTCGTTACGAGGTGCTTTCCGGTTTATCGGAGAATATTGATATCAAGGGAGAATTGACGGAATTCATTCTTCCGAAAGGAAGACAGAATAATTTCTATAGTGGCCAATTGGGCGATAATCCCATTCAACCTGATACGCATATCGATTTTCCTGTGTGGTTCAGTTCGCGTAATGCCTGGGTTCGGATCAGCGATATCGAAAAAGTACCGACTGCGTCACTACGAAAGACGGGAGATTTTACGCTCGATGTCATCAGTGAAACCGGGACCGTTATCAACTTTTTCCCGTTTCCTTTCCCTTGGCGGGAAATAACCATCGCCGATTCGAAAGAAACGATTATGAACACCGAAATCCCTTTCTCACTGAAATAA